CCAGACTTCCTTAAGCACCTCCCTTACGCCACGGAGTCTTTCAGACCAGGTTCTCCGGAGGGCCATCTCCGCACCACGAGTACCCATCCTACGAGCCACGCCCACGTCACCCCCGGAGGCACATGTTTCGGGGCTAGTATCTCACCCTCGGGTCTAACGCGACGTAGAGAACTTCTAGTATGAACCTAGCAACTATGTAGACAACCGTTGTTATGTAGACGAGGCCTATTATTGTGGGTGCATCGCCGCTCGAGATAGCCGCGTAGTATAGCGAGCCCATGCCCGGCCAGTTGAACACCGACTCCGTGATGATGAAGCCACCAATGCTAGTCGCAAGTGATAGTATGACAATGGTTGCTACTGGGCCCGCAATAACCCTTAGTATGTAGCGGCGTATCACCAGCCTCTCCGGCAGCCCCTTAGCCCTAGCCACAGCCACGTAGTCCTCACCTACAACACGCAGAGCTATAGCACGCACGCCGTAGAGCCAACCGCCAAGCAACGCTATGACAACGGTGGTTATTGGCAGCCAGGAGTAGTAGAGAAGCCCCTTTAGTGCACCCACCGGGTCCTCGGTGAAACTATTAATGTACTTTATAACACCATGATAGTTTGTCGGCGCTATACGCAAGTGGTAGCCAAAGATGAAGATGAACAGTATGCCAAGCCACCACACTGGCAACGCATTCATGAGCGCTGCATAACTGATAGCAGCCCTGTCAAGAAGGCTCCCACGTCTGTAGGCTATGAGAGGTGCTAGCCACAAAGCAATAATTGTACAGATAATCTCGGCAATAGTCAACATAACCACTGTACGCGGCAGCGTTATCAGTATAGCATCCTTAACCTTTAGCGGCAGCTGCTCACCAACAATGTTTGCAACCTCCTCGCTCTTCACATACCCCAAATCAAGTATCAGCGCCCTCACAGCCATGGGGACAACACGCTGAGTCCAGGGCTTATCAAGTCCATAAATTTGGACCAGCTCTTGTCTGCGTTGCTCAACGAGCTTCTGAATATCTGCTGTAGGAATATTCTGCTGCACCAGCTGCTGCCTATACGCTTGCAGCTCAGTCTCAACAATAGCCTGCAGAATCTTCTTATCATAGCCCGTAGCACCGATAATCACCGCCGTCGCCAACATTATTACGACTAGGGCTATTGTTAGTAGAACAGCACGGCGAACGAGAACACTAATAATCCTAGACGTTGACGACAAGAGCTAGCACCTCCCCCTATTGCCCTTAGTCCCAGCTACCATAGAACCCAGCTCGTGGGAATATAATTATAACTGCAACAGCCATGTTGATCAGGAAGAATACCGGGGAACAAGTATACAGAGACCACCATCCAGGAC
This DNA window, taken from Hyperthermus butylicus DSM 5456, encodes the following:
- a CDS encoding ABC transporter permease, whose product is MSSTSRIISVLVRRAVLLTIALVVIMLATAVIIGATGYDKKILQAIVETELQAYRQQLVQQNIPTADIQKLVEQRRQELVQIYGLDKPWTQRVVPMAVRALILDLGYVKSEEVANIVGEQLPLKVKDAILITLPRTVVMLTIAEIICTIIALWLAPLIAYRRGSLLDRAAISYAALMNALPVWWLGILFIFIFGYHLRIAPTNYHGVIKYINSFTEDPVGALKGLLYYSWLPITTVVIALLGGWLYGVRAIALRVVGEDYVAVARAKGLPERLVIRRYILRVIAGPVATIVILSLATSIGGFIITESVFNWPGMGSLYYAAISSGDAPTIIGLVYITTVVYIVARFILEVLYVALDPRVRY